Proteins found in one Salvelinus alpinus chromosome 11, SLU_Salpinus.1, whole genome shotgun sequence genomic segment:
- the LOC139533390 gene encoding interleukin-22-like — translation MKFSTVQLVAAVVVVMSVCLLRESVAHSIHRPLSAPLHSADTDTMVQLVAQHAQSSDTDTDTKLMPDIDTKKNHRDICCLHANILDFYLSNILTTKEKQDKHHPKLPALKEDLARVSRDLKEHGCAIKHYNDHHHSIAFRKKLAEMEEGKGIKKAIGEIDILFTFLKDFCVHA, via the exons ATGAAGTTCAGCACGGTCCAACTCGTAGCCgctgtggtagtggtgatgaGCGTCTGTCTGCTGCGTGAATCCGTGGCGCACTCCATCCATCGCCCGCTCAGCGCCCCCCTGCACAGCGCGGATACCGACACCATGGTACAGCTGGTGGCTCAACAT GCGCAGAGTTCTGACACCGATACGGACACTAAACTGATGCCAGACATCGATACTAAAAAG AACCACAGAGACATCTGCTGCCTGCATGCTAACATCCTGGACTTCTACCTGAGTAACATCCTGACCACTAAGGAGAAGCAGGACAAGCATCATCCTAAACTCCCTGCCCTGAAGGAAGACCTGGCCCGAGTCAGCAGAGACCTGAAGGAACACGGCTGT GCTATTAAACACTACAATGACCACCACCACAGCATTGCTTTCCGCAAGAAGTTGGCCGAG ATGGAGGAGGGGAAAGGGATAAAGAAAGCCATTGGAGAGATTGACATCCTCTTCACCTTCCTGAAAGACTTCTGTGTGCACGCCTAG